One segment of Methanoculleus taiwanensis DNA contains the following:
- a CDS encoding DUF167 domain-containing protein, translated as MNSFAEAVTETDSGVRIALDVSAGAKKNAFPAGYNEWRKSIRCQIAAPAVGGKANRAIIALVAETLSVPRTSVTIASGAASSTKTLLIAGLQRPTVLAALESAEKQ; from the coding sequence ATGAATTCCTTTGCAGAAGCCGTAACAGAGACCGATAGCGGGGTACGTATCGCACTCGACGTCTCGGCCGGTGCGAAGAAGAATGCTTTTCCTGCAGGATACAACGAATGGCGAAAGAGCATCCGCTGTCAGATAGCAGCTCCTGCCGTGGGCGGAAAAGCGAATCGGGCGATCATCGCCCTCGTCGCAGAAACCCTCAGCGTGCCGCGCACCTCCGTGACGATTGCATCGGGAGCCGCATCATCTACAAAGACTCTTCTTATCGCGGGTCTGCAGCGTCCGACAGTTCTGGCAGCCCTGGAGTCAGCCGAAAAACAGTAG